A genomic segment from Spinacia oleracea cultivar Varoflay chromosome 3, BTI_SOV_V1, whole genome shotgun sequence encodes:
- the LOC110798488 gene encoding pentatricopeptide repeat-containing protein At1g08070, chloroplastic yields the protein MFKGYSQNGMHKEVISLFGKMMECYVKPSCYTFPMILKSCGKLSALCEGEQVHSLVLKKGFRTNLFVGNTLIEMYSGSGEVGHAYKVFCEMTLRNVVAWTCMINGFISCGDVKSAREIFDLVVERDVVLWNTMISGYIEIGDMESAHKLFDEITCKDTMLWNTMLNGYANSGNIEACEELFEVMPKRNVFSWNGLIGVYANYGCFNEALTTFKRMLSEAKVLPNHVTLATVLSACARLGALDSGMWLHIYAQRIGYKGNISVENALMDMYGKCGKIENAKDVFKGLVKRDLVSWNTIIGGLAMHGHASDALAIFDQMKNAGIQPDGVTFVGVLCACTHIGLVDEGLAYFQSMSDYSISPHIEHYGCLVDLYSRSGHLLAALHLVKMMPMKADSVIWSCLLGASRTYKNMEVAELALEHLIELEPWNPAHYLTSSNIYRDAGKWENMAKLKVAMKDTSFSKIPGYSMIEIHDEAVEFYSSDQRHPKMLEICVCLTSLSKLIQSPRFRPEEMGLQ from the coding sequence ATGTTTAAAGGGTACAGCCAAAATGGAATGCATAAAGAAGTGATTTCTTTGTTTGGAAAAATGATGGAATGCTATGTAAAGCCTAGCTGTTATACATTTCCTATGATTTTGAAATCTTGTGGCAAGTTGTCGGCATTGTGTGAGGGTGAGCAAGTTCATTCTCTTGTGTTAAAGAAGGGGTTTAGGACAAACTTGTTTGTGGGTAATACATTGATTGAGATGTATTCGGGTTCCGGTGAAGTTGGACATGCGTATAAGGTGTTTTGTGAGATGACTTTGAGGAATGTTGTTGCTTGGACCTGTATGATCAATGGGTTTATTTCATGTGGGGATGTGAAATCAGCTAGAGAGATTTTTGACTTGGTGGTTGAGAGGGATGTTGTATTATGGAACACTATGATCTCAGGCTATATAGAAATTGGAGATATGGAGAGTGCGCATAAGCTCTTTGATGAAATTACATGTAAGGATACTATGTTGTGGAACACTATGTTGAATGGGTATGCGAATAGTGGGAACATTGAGGCTTGCGAGGAATTGTTTGAAGTGATGCCAAAGAGGAATGTTTTTTCTTGGAATGGACTGATTGGTGTATATGCAAATTATGGCTGTTTTAATGAAGCTTTGACTACATTCAAGCGAATGCTGTCAGAGGCTAAGGTGCTTCCAAATCATGTAACCTTGGCTACTGTATTGTCAGCTTGTGCACGATTGGGAGCACTTGACTCAGGGATGTGGTTGCATATCTATGCCCAACGGATCGGATATAAAGGGAATATTTCTGTTGAAAATGCTCTGATGGACATGTATGGGAAATgtggaaaaatagaaaatgCTAAAGATGTGTTCAAGGGCTTGGTTAAGAGAGACTTGGTATCTTGGAATACCATTATTGGTGGTTTAGCAATGCATGGTCATGCTTCAGATGCTTTAGCCATCTTTGATCAAATGAAAAATGCTGGGATACAACCCGACGGAGTGACCTTTGTGGGTGTTCTTTGTGCTTGTACTCACATTGGTTTAGTTGATGAAGGGCTGGCTTATTTTCAGAGCATGTCTGATTATTCCATCAGTCCTCACATTGAACATTATGGTTGTTTGGTTGATTTATATTCCCGATCAGGTCATCTGTTGGCGGCCCTTCATTTAGTAAAAATGATGCCCATGAAGGCAGATTCTGTCATATGGTCCTGTTTACTTGGGGCCTCTAGGACCTACAAAAATATGGAGGTAGCTGAGCTGGCTCTTGAACATCTGATTGAACTTGAACCATGGAACCCAGCACATTACCTCACATCGTCAAACATATATCGAGATGCTGGAAAATGGGAAAATATGGCTAAGCTAAAAGTAGCCATGAAGGATACTAGCTTTAGTAAAATACCTGGTTACAGCATGATAGAGATTCATGATGAAGCAGTCGAATTCTATTCATCGGATCAGAGGCATCCTAAGATGTTAGAAATATGTGTATGTTTGACAAGTTTGTCCAAGCTAATACAGTCACCAAGGTTCCGACCTGAGGAGATGGGGCTTCAGTAG